TCAGCGCCGGGTTGGCCAGGCAGCTCTCGCCGCTACAAGTGCGGTAGGTCCCGGTGTCGGACAGGGTGGCTGATTGGGGTGGCGCGGCACTGAAACAAAAGGCTCCGCTTGTCGAGTAAGGGGGTCCGTAGTCGATTTCGCAATGAATATTGCTGCTAGGTGAGCGGAACTCGATCCCGCTGGTGGGATTGGCGACGTCCGGGTTGAGCGTGGTTGTCGGTTCAGTACTGCTATTTGGGGTCGTGTCGACGCGAACACTGGCGAGGATCCCGCTGGTCTGGCGATGCCCTGTGACGTCGTCGAACGCGATACCGGCTGACGGCAGCCACCAGACCTCAGCGGTGAAGTTGTGTGTGACCGGAGCGCCGGGCGACCCATTCAGAATGCAGGTCGCCGACCACTCATACCAGCGGTAAGCCACCCCACCCACGACCCGGTCGCCCTGGTCGACCAGGGTCCCGGGGGTAGGCACGACGTTGTTGGGCTGGGAACTCGGATATGGACAGGGCAGAACACCGTCGCTCATGTACCACGCCTGGCCAGGATTCTGGGGAAATGTTGGATGAGCCGGATCGCTCGTCGACGGCGAGACCCACACACCAGTACAGCCGAACCAACTGGGCGCATCACGCGGCGGGCTAGCCGGATGGGCGCATCGGTCCTCCGACCCCTCGATGAGTGAGCTAAGGACCCATCCGGCCGGCAACCTGAACGACACACCCAACAAGTCGACTTTGGGTCCCCTCGAGGCGGCCAGCGTGGTCGACTCCGGCACCGTGGTCTCGCGAGTTGCGGTCGTCGAGGCAGACGTCACCGTCGTGGTCGAACCGGCGGACGTTCTCTTGGGCGATGCCGTACAAGCTGACAACCCGGTTAGCGCCAGCGAACAGGCTATTGCCGTGGCTGCACCAACCCGCGATCGGGCCAAGGAAACCCCCGCTCCCACGATCACGACAATAGACATCTCGCACCACACCAGAAGGTTCCTTCGACCCAATCGCAACCAAAACCGAACCCGAACCGAGCTCCTAATCACCCGATCTGCGCCCCGACTTCCACTCAGATCCAGCCGCCCCAGACGAGTCCGGAACGACAGCTACCTCCCGAGCGCCTATCGCCGAATCCGCTCGGGCAGCGGCCGGACTGCGGGTGGCAGTTGATTCAATTCTGCGCTGACGATATGTAGCGTGGAGACACCAGCCTTCCGATGCCCCAGGATGTCCCCCGTGATTGATGCCGTCGACGCTCTTGTTCTCGATTTACTTGAGTGGGTCGGACCAACATCTCGTCTCTACGGAGAGGTGATGGAGGCGTGGCGGACTTCCTGCCCGCGTCTGCCGGTATGGGAAGTCGCGAACGAGCGGGGCTTCCTCGAACGGCGCTATGAACCCGAACGCGGGGCTGTCGTCGCAGTGACCGCTTGCGGACTACAGTACCTCCACCAGCATCGGTACCGTCCGGCTGAAGTCACCTCGTAGCCCCGTCCTGGTGGCGCCAAAGGTCCGGTGCAAGCGATCGCCGAATCCCGAGCGGCGAAGAGATCGGTCATCCGTGCGCCACCGCTCAGAATCTTAAGCGTTATGCGTCGTATCCAGAGACATGGTCGCTGGTTTGCCATCCGCATAGTCTCGCCGTCGTGGGAACCGTCCTTCACACTGACCGACTGATTCTGCGACCTCTGCGGCAAACCGATCTGGCGGCCCTGAAGTTGCTGCACGCCGAGCCTTCGTTCTGGTGGTTCCCGCTGGGACGGGGTCAGAACGAGGATGAAACGGAAGCTTTCCTCGGTCGCGTTTTCGAGAACTACGAGTCGGGCGACCTCGGGTTGGAGGCCGTCGTTGTTCGCGATACCGGCGACCTAGCCGGATGGGCGGGATTATCCGTGCCTGCCTTCTTGCCGGACATCCTTCCTGCCGTGGAGGTCGGCTGGCGACTTGGATCTGCCTGGCGGGGTCGGGGTTATGCCACAGAG
The Acidimicrobiales bacterium genome window above contains:
- a CDS encoding GNAT family N-acetyltransferase; this encodes MGTVLHTDRLILRPLRQTDLAALKLLHAEPSFWWFPLGRGQNEDETEAFLGRVFENYESGDLGLEAVVVRDTGDLAGWAGLSVPAFLPDILPAVEVGWRLGSAWRGRGYATEAGAAWVRQGFENLGLERIVSIYEVENRSSGRVIEKLGFELDRIATIPTSQVEVHVTALSLQRWTHLRSERTWPLPPSET